In Oscillatoria acuminata PCC 6304, a single window of DNA contains:
- a CDS encoding glycosyltransferase yields MLYFVTVNYYSTELIEQLIQSIQENSTLEYQVIIVNNSPGDGSIYQLERQSTVILESGENVGFGAGCNLGLDWVYQQDPQGIVWLINPDTLLGSEGWEKVPNLFVANPEVSILGTIVYEPTGTLWFAGGVFIPSQGAILEKNLVNLEADVDYVPCDWVTGCSLLINLGQFSECPTFDPDYFLYYEDFDFCRRYAAQGHIIGVTPKLSLIHSPSSIADTQVKQKFKHSTYSYLKTMEKYSPKRVLISRLFRLIAHGLILIFIKPEIARGKFAGLAQYWQRSPLVQAVLSPLKPRGSDVYFG; encoded by the coding sequence GTGCTTTATTTTGTAACGGTTAATTATTATTCTACCGAGTTAATTGAGCAATTAATTCAATCCATTCAAGAGAATTCAACCCTTGAATATCAGGTAATTATTGTTAATAATTCACCGGGAGACGGATCAATTTATCAGTTGGAACGCCAGTCTACGGTGATTTTGGAGTCTGGGGAGAATGTCGGATTTGGGGCGGGGTGCAATCTGGGACTGGATTGGGTTTACCAGCAAGACCCCCAAGGAATTGTCTGGTTAATCAATCCGGATACCCTCCTGGGATCCGAAGGATGGGAAAAAGTCCCCAATTTATTTGTCGCAAATCCCGAAGTGTCTATTTTAGGTACAATTGTTTATGAACCCACCGGGACCCTTTGGTTTGCCGGTGGGGTATTTATTCCGAGTCAGGGTGCGATTCTGGAAAAAAACCTGGTGAATCTGGAGGCGGATGTCGATTATGTCCCTTGTGACTGGGTAACGGGTTGCAGTTTATTAATTAATTTAGGACAGTTTTCCGAATGTCCGACTTTTGACCCCGATTACTTTCTGTATTATGAAGATTTTGACTTTTGCAGACGCTATGCCGCCCAAGGCCATATTATTGGGGTGACGCCCAAATTAAGCCTGATTCATTCTCCGTCCTCGATTGCAGATACCCAGGTTAAACAGAAGTTCAAACACAGCACCTATAGCTATTTAAAAACAATGGAAAAATACAGTCCAAAACGAGTTTTAATCAGTCGATTGTTCCGCTTAATTGCCCATGGCTTAATTCTGATTTTTATTAAGCCGGAGATTGCCCGGGGAAAGTTTGCGGGATTGGCCCAATATTGGCAGCGATCGCCTCTAGTCCAAGCCGTACTCTCTCCCCTGAAACCAAGAGGTTCGGATGTTTACTTTGGATAA
- a CDS encoding glucose-1-phosphate thymidylyltransferase, with translation MKALILSGGKGTRLRPLTYSGAKQLVPVANKPILWYGIEGIVAAGITDIGIIISPETGEEVKSLTGNGDRFGAKITYILQEQPAGLAHAVKIARPFLGDTPFIMYLGDNLIQRPLNPFLDKFKAEQLDALILLRPVSNPSAFGVAKVDEKGKVLALVEKPKDPPSNLALVGIYFFSPQIHEAIANIQPSARGELEITDAIQRLLDWKTSVESCTLEGWWLDTGKKDDLLEANRIILDTQLEAQNHAEVDDHSHIIGRVQIGAGTKVINSSIRGPVIIGENCYLENCFIGPYSSIADQVKLVEADLEHSVVLHSAQIIGIHQRLVDSVIGRRAQLTVAPRRPKALRFMIGDDSQIELP, from the coding sequence ATGAAAGCACTGATTTTGTCCGGTGGAAAAGGCACTCGCCTCCGACCTCTCACCTATTCCGGTGCTAAACAGCTTGTGCCGGTCGCTAATAAGCCGATTCTGTGGTATGGCATTGAAGGAATTGTGGCTGCTGGAATTACGGATATTGGAATTATTATCAGTCCGGAAACTGGGGAAGAGGTGAAATCTCTGACCGGCAATGGCGATCGCTTCGGTGCGAAGATTACTTATATTTTACAAGAACAACCCGCTGGTTTAGCTCATGCGGTGAAAATTGCTCGGCCATTTTTAGGGGATACTCCGTTTATTATGTATCTCGGAGATAACCTGATCCAAAGGCCGCTGAATCCATTTTTAGATAAGTTTAAAGCCGAACAACTGGATGCGTTAATTCTCCTGCGTCCGGTCTCGAATCCCAGCGCATTTGGGGTGGCAAAAGTGGACGAGAAGGGTAAGGTTTTAGCATTAGTGGAGAAACCCAAAGACCCGCCGTCTAATTTAGCTTTAGTTGGAATTTACTTTTTTTCTCCCCAGATTCATGAGGCGATCGCCAATATCCAACCCTCCGCCCGGGGAGAGTTGGAAATTACCGATGCCATTCAACGTCTCCTCGACTGGAAAACCTCCGTGGAATCCTGTACCCTAGAGGGTTGGTGGTTGGATACCGGGAAAAAAGATGACCTCCTCGAAGCCAATCGGATCATTCTGGATACGCAATTAGAGGCCCAAAATCACGCCGAAGTTGATGATCACAGTCACATTATCGGGCGGGTCCAAATTGGGGCAGGAACGAAAGTCATTAATAGTTCAATTCGCGGTCCTGTAATTATTGGCGAAAATTGTTATTTGGAAAACTGCTTCATTGGTCCTTATAGCAGTATCGCCGATCAGGTGAAGTTAGTCGAAGCAGATTTAGAACATAGTGTGGTATTGCATAGCGCTCAAATCATTGGCATTCATCAACGATTGGTGGATAGTGTGATTGGCAGACGCGCACAATTGACCGTCGCCCCCCGACGACCCAAAGCCCTCCGGTTTATGATTGGCGATGATTCTCAAATTGAATTACCCTAA
- the rfbD gene encoding dTDP-4-dehydrorhamnose reductase, with the protein MTQILLTGITGQLGQELSPILQAVGEVTGCDRQTLDLANPDSIHQVMATVKPQVVVNCAAYTAVDKAETEPELAMAINGTGVGILAAECHQLGARLIHVSTDYVFDGTQSHPYGETDTTHPLGQYGASKLAGEEAIRQVGGDAIILRTAWVYGTGGSGNFVKTMLRLGSQREELGVVTDQVGSPTWTGDLAAAIASMIQLAIPSGTYHYTNSGVASWYDFAIAIFEEAQALNFPLQIQRVKPISTEEYPTPARRPAYSVLSLAKIAATLGTYPPHWRQGLRQMLRNFSS; encoded by the coding sequence ATGACCCAGATTTTATTAACCGGGATCACGGGTCAATTGGGACAGGAATTGTCTCCGATTCTCCAAGCGGTGGGAGAGGTGACAGGGTGCGATCGCCAAACCCTGGATTTAGCCAATCCCGACTCGATCCATCAAGTCATGGCAACGGTCAAACCTCAAGTGGTTGTCAATTGTGCGGCCTATACGGCAGTGGATAAAGCTGAAACTGAACCGGAACTGGCAATGGCCATTAATGGCACTGGGGTGGGAATTTTGGCGGCTGAGTGCCATCAATTAGGGGCGCGGTTGATTCATGTTTCCACGGATTATGTCTTTGATGGCACTCAGTCTCATCCCTATGGCGAAACCGATACCACCCATCCGTTAGGACAATATGGCGCATCAAAACTCGCTGGGGAGGAAGCGATTCGTCAGGTGGGAGGGGATGCGATTATCCTCAGAACTGCTTGGGTGTATGGGACCGGGGGTTCCGGTAATTTTGTCAAGACGATGCTGCGCTTGGGGTCCCAACGGGAGGAATTAGGGGTGGTAACGGATCAAGTGGGGAGTCCGACTTGGACTGGGGATTTAGCGGCAGCGATCGCCTCGATGATTCAGTTGGCTATTCCCTCGGGGACTTACCATTACACCAATAGTGGGGTTGCCAGTTGGTATGATTTTGCGATCGCCATCTTTGAAGAAGCCCAGGCCCTAAATTTTCCCCTGCAAATCCAGCGGGTTAAGCCCATTTCTACCGAAGAGTATCCTACTCCCGCCCGTCGTCCCGCCTATTCGGTCCTCTCCCTGGCTAAAATTGCCGCAACCTTGGGAACTTATCCCCCCCACTGGCGACAGGGACTCAGACAAATGCTCCGGAATTTTAGCAGTTAA
- the rfbC gene encoding dTDP-4-dehydrorhamnose 3,5-epimerase, with translation MNIIPTDIPDVVIIEPKVFGDDRGFFLESYNQRTFAEKTGITAEFVQDNHSRSRQNVLRGLHYQIQQPQGKLLRVVVGAVFDVAVDIRKDSPTFGQWAGCLLSAENHRQFWIPPGFAHGFLVVSEMAEVLYKTTEYYAPHHERCILWNDPELGIDWPLNGATPILSEKDQAGLSLKDAEVFA, from the coding sequence ATGAACATAATTCCCACTGATATTCCTGATGTCGTGATTATCGAACCGAAAGTTTTCGGCGACGATCGCGGTTTTTTCTTGGAAAGTTATAACCAACGCACCTTTGCTGAAAAAACCGGCATCACCGCAGAGTTTGTCCAAGATAACCACTCGCGATCGCGGCAAAATGTCCTGCGGGGTCTACATTACCAAATTCAACAGCCCCAGGGAAAATTACTCCGGGTCGTGGTGGGTGCTGTGTTTGATGTGGCGGTGGACATTCGCAAAGACTCTCCCACCTTTGGACAGTGGGCCGGTTGTCTCCTCAGTGCCGAAAACCACCGCCAGTTCTGGATTCCGCCCGGATTCGCTCATGGTTTTTTGGTGGTCTCAGAAATGGCGGAAGTATTGTACAAAACCACGGAATATTACGCCCCGCACCATGAACGCTGTATCCTGTGGAATGATCCGGAATTGGGCATCGATTGGCCCTTGAATGGGGCCACTCCGATTTTATCGGAAAAAGACCAAGCCGGTCTGTCTTTGAAAGATGCGGAAGTGTTTGCATGA
- a CDS encoding ATP-binding protein: MRLSSMVMQLFDKYFPNTVLTRSVNWALKVRLLPYLAASVTVALLLAGVGVLNYSEQQRWKQQHRANVLNEVSAIRARLEQGLNQRLFLERGLVAYISALNSNIDPEQFDNLARVIVAKQQGIRSIALYENTIVSHMYPLAGNEAAIGFEPMSIPTEREAILRAIHTRSTVLAGPVDLVPEGVAFISRTPIFLTPSGAAPGSGSYWGMVGIIIDRDILFTEAGLFDTESQLKYAIRGNDGLGAAGGVFFGDPQIFKQSPVLLSVILPNGSWQLAAIPAEGWPAIAPFSRWLWTGGSVLALLAGGLVFILVSAPARLQDAVNRATTALRNSEDALKQANLDLKHLDRLKDEFLANTSHELRTPLNGIIGLAESLIDGAAGAVTSLQQKNLGMIVYCGYRLVHLVNDLLDFSKLKHKTIELQLKPIGMREIAEITLSICQPLIGAKNLQLINGIPAEVPLVLADENRVQQILQNLIANGIKFTSIGVIEVSAQLRESVADTPDYPNYLAITVSDTGIGIPEGQLDRIFESFEQGDGSTAREYGGTGLGLSITKQLVELHGGEITVESTVGVGSRFTFTLPIAPVEATPGEPLSYPGVSKPMIKEERQAVAFDASGKAPISPEESIGTVTLLNGDENSEQFKILIVDDEPVNLQVLVNHLSLQNYAITQASNGMEALDVIERGFKPDLILLDVMMPKMTGLEVCQKLRDVFPATEVPILMLTAKTQIDVLVEGFGSGANDYLTKPISKNELLARIKTHLRLSHINLAYSRFVPREFLEMLNKESIIDVKLSDSVNQSMSILFSDIRDFTSLSERMTPEETFKFINAYLSRMEPAIAANNGFIDKYIGDAIMALFNGEADDAVQAGIAMIRSLGEYNRDRLALGEQVIKIGIGINTGDLMLGTVGGKTRMDGTAIGDAVNLASRIEGLTKQYDVSLLISEFTFSRLKNPSHYGIRKIDTVKVKGKSELVTVYEVFDADPPDLKVSKLETKQDFETALFYYNQNSPEEAQELFERCLCQNPEDKVAQVYRDRTQEKLS; this comes from the coding sequence TTGCGTTTATCTTCTATGGTGATGCAATTGTTTGATAAATATTTCCCAAACACCGTTTTAACCCGATCTGTAAATTGGGCGCTGAAAGTGCGTCTGCTTCCCTATCTCGCCGCATCCGTCACGGTGGCATTGTTGTTAGCTGGGGTAGGAGTCCTGAATTATTCTGAACAACAGCGCTGGAAACAGCAGCATCGCGCCAATGTCCTGAATGAAGTCAGCGCCATCCGGGCCCGGTTAGAACAAGGGTTAAACCAGCGGTTGTTTTTGGAACGGGGTTTAGTCGCTTATATTAGCGCCCTCAATTCCAACATTGACCCAGAGCAGTTTGATAACCTAGCACGGGTGATTGTTGCCAAGCAACAGGGGATTCGCAGTATTGCCCTATATGAAAATACCATTGTCAGTCATATGTATCCCCTCGCGGGGAATGAGGCGGCGATCGGGTTTGAACCGATGAGTATTCCCACGGAACGGGAGGCGATTTTGCGGGCGATTCATACCCGCAGCACGGTTTTGGCTGGACCTGTGGACCTGGTTCCCGAAGGGGTGGCGTTTATTAGTCGCACCCCGATATTTTTGACCCCTTCCGGTGCAGCGCCAGGAAGCGGGTCTTACTGGGGGATGGTGGGGATTATTATCGATCGCGATATCCTGTTTACCGAGGCGGGATTGTTCGATACGGAGTCCCAACTGAAATATGCCATCCGAGGGAACGATGGGTTGGGGGCTGCCGGAGGGGTCTTTTTCGGGGACCCCCAAATTTTTAAGCAAAGTCCGGTGTTGTTGTCGGTAATTCTGCCCAATGGATCGTGGCAGTTAGCGGCAATCCCCGCTGAAGGATGGCCGGCGATCGCCCCATTTTCCCGCTGGTTATGGACGGGAGGCTCCGTATTAGCGCTGTTGGCTGGAGGTTTAGTGTTTATTTTGGTCAGTGCCCCAGCAAGACTCCAGGATGCCGTCAATCGAGCCACCACTGCCCTCAGAAATAGTGAAGATGCCCTCAAACAGGCGAATTTGGACTTAAAACACCTCGATCGCCTCAAAGATGAGTTTTTAGCCAATACCTCTCACGAATTACGCACCCCCCTCAATGGCATTATTGGTTTAGCTGAGTCGCTAATTGATGGGGCCGCAGGCGCGGTAACCTCCCTCCAACAGAAAAATTTAGGGATGATTGTCTACTGTGGATATCGCCTCGTCCATCTGGTGAATGACCTGCTTGATTTTTCCAAATTAAAACATAAAACCATTGAACTGCAACTCAAGCCGATTGGCATGAGAGAAATTGCAGAAATTACCCTCTCTATCTGTCAGCCTTTAATTGGGGCTAAGAATTTACAATTAATCAATGGCATTCCGGCGGAGGTTCCGTTAGTTTTAGCTGATGAAAATCGGGTGCAGCAAATTTTACAAAATTTAATTGCTAATGGGATTAAATTTACCTCCATCGGTGTCATAGAAGTATCGGCACAGTTGCGCGAATCGGTTGCGGATACTCCCGATTATCCCAACTATTTAGCGATTACGGTTTCAGATACGGGAATTGGGATTCCCGAGGGTCAGTTAGACCGAATTTTTGAGTCGTTTGAACAAGGGGATGGTTCTACGGCGCGGGAATATGGGGGCACAGGATTGGGGTTATCGATTACGAAGCAGCTTGTGGAGTTGCATGGGGGAGAAATCACAGTAGAATCCACAGTGGGAGTGGGGTCTCGGTTTACCTTTACCTTGCCGATCGCACCCGTTGAGGCAACTCCTGGGGAACCCCTGAGTTATCCTGGGGTTTCCAAACCCATGATCAAGGAAGAACGACAGGCAGTCGCCTTTGATGCTTCAGGTAAAGCGCCTATATCCCCCGAGGAGTCCATCGGAACCGTAACGCTCTTAAATGGGGATGAGAATTCGGAACAATTTAAGATTTTAATTGTGGATGATGAGCCGGTTAATTTACAAGTTTTGGTGAATCATCTGTCTCTACAAAATTATGCCATTACTCAAGCCTCTAATGGGATGGAAGCCTTAGATGTAATTGAGCGCGGGTTTAAGCCAGATTTGATATTACTGGATGTGATGATGCCCAAAATGACTGGGTTAGAAGTCTGTCAAAAATTGCGGGATGTGTTTCCCGCGACGGAAGTACCGATTTTGATGTTAACGGCTAAAACTCAAATTGATGTCCTGGTAGAAGGGTTTGGGTCGGGAGCGAATGATTATTTGACAAAACCCATTTCCAAGAATGAATTATTGGCCCGGATTAAAACCCATTTAAGACTCTCGCATATTAACCTAGCTTACAGTCGATTTGTTCCCCGAGAATTTTTAGAAATGTTGAATAAAGAAAGCATTATTGATGTCAAATTGAGCGATAGTGTGAATCAGTCGATGTCAATTTTATTTTCAGATATACGGGATTTCACAAGTTTAAGCGAACGGATGACACCGGAAGAGACGTTTAAGTTTATTAATGCTTATTTGTCGCGCATGGAACCGGCGATCGCGGCCAATAATGGGTTTATTGATAAATATATTGGCGATGCGATTATGGCTTTATTTAATGGGGAAGCCGATGATGCCGTGCAAGCGGGAATTGCCATGATCCGTAGCCTTGGAGAATATAATCGCGATCGCCTCGCCTTGGGAGAACAGGTGATTAAAATTGGCATTGGCATCAATACCGGCGATTTAATGTTAGGAACCGTTGGTGGAAAAACTCGTATGGATGGGACGGCGATCGGAGATGCGGTCAACTTAGCCTCCCGGATTGAAGGACTCACCAAACAATATGATGTTTCCTTATTAATTTCTGAGTTTACCTTTTCCCGGTTAAAAAATCCCAGCCACTATGGAATCCGCAAAATTGATACCGTAAAAGTCAAAGGTAAATCAGAATTAGTCACCGTCTATGAAGTATTTGATGCTGATCCACCGGATCTAAAAGTATCCAAATTAGAGACCAAACAGGACTTTGAAACCGCCTTATTTTACTATAACCAGAACTCACCGGAGGAAGCCCAGGAACTCTTTGAACGGTGTTTGTGCCAGAATCCCGAAGATAAAGTCGCCCAGGTTTATCGCGATCGCACCCAAGAAAAGTTATCCTAA
- a CDS encoding putative toxin-antitoxin system toxin component, PIN family: MSPKLIVIDTNVLISAVLSPEGTARKAFNRVYQCFKIAQSYETYQELVTRIYKRKFDKYISDEEREDFLRVVKHYSQFVKVESQLEI, from the coding sequence ATGAGTCCTAAGCTGATTGTGATTGACACCAATGTTTTAATCAGTGCAGTTTTGAGTCCTGAAGGAACGGCACGAAAAGCCTTTAATCGGGTTTATCAGTGCTTTAAAATTGCTCAAAGTTATGAAACCTATCAAGAATTAGTAACAAGGATTTACAAGCGTAAATTTGATAAATATATTTCCGATGAAGAACGAGAAGATTTCTTGAGAGTCGTCAAACATTATAGTCAATTTGTCAAGGTGGAATCTCAACTTGAGATTTAA